The following coding sequences are from one Melanotaenia boesemani isolate fMelBoe1 chromosome 19, fMelBoe1.pri, whole genome shotgun sequence window:
- the sec31a gene encoding protein transport protein Sec31A isoform X1 — protein sequence MKLKEINRTAIQSWSPAQHHPIYLATGTSAQQLDASFSTNASLEFFELDLAEPSLDMKSCGSFTSTHRYHKLVWGPFGMETGGHQSGILIAGGENGDIILYDPGKIMAGESDVIIAEGDRHTGPVRALDINPFQTNLVASGGNESEIYIWDLNNFGSPMTPGPKTQPLEDISCVAWNRQVQHILASASPSGRASVWDLRKNDLIIKVSDHSNRMHCSGLAWNPEVATQMVLASEDDRMPVIQMWDLRFATSPLKILEHHTRGVLAVAWSLADPELLLSCGKDSRILCWNPNTGEVLYELPTSIQWCFDIQWCPRNPAVLSAAGFDGRIDIYSIMGGSSQAQSQRHADQISNSFGNMDPFGTGQTLPPLQFPQTTAPPATVNPLKKPPKWIRRPVAATFAFGGKLVCVENAKAQQPQEPTSHVVRISQVVTETAFLKRSDQLQATLSSGGFVDFCQEKIDAAENEFDKTVWSFLKANFESDIRSKYLELLGYNKEELALKISAALEEKPAAPPALEVPAPASLQSLADLSFMPPADNPEAAFDLIAAATLQSAAADLQPTAADLQPAAVDLQPTAADLQPAAVDLQSAAVDLQPAAATLELDSTPVVETELEEPAEQEAQPEDAPSSEAGVNVDAVLREEAEEKEEEEEDVEEEIPLDEETTAPVEVEVEESSPVDTPAEIPTPVPTPAGGVALSISQDVDGLITQALLTGDFEGAVELCLHDNRMADSIILAIAGGAELLERTQMKYFTKTHSKITKLISAVVMKDWHDILQTCELQSWKEALAAVMTYAQPEEFSSLCDLLGGRLEAAEDARLQSQACLCYICAGNVEKLVSCWSRAQDGHSPLSLQDLVEKVVVLRRAVELTQRSGPAAIGILLAEKMSQYAGLLASQGSLSTAITYLPDNTNQVAVQQLRDRLSRALGQQVAASPAQTQRAPSQQGSARPQHRYPQAQPAVVPQPAVVPQPAVVPQHAAPAPTPGPGPVPGPATASAPAQPQYYQPVRAASTVTSWSNQTPTALPNVPPPPLQVGSASEPQVEPLSPMYGMPASGTAAPPPASSTPAYMYSHQYQPYPQVSQYPAGAGGGAIYQPLQYSAPPPEPSSPPHPPGFLSQYTQPIPSQPVPPLYPGQPPVSQCLSSSPPSHPPFFPTASFSAPPSSGASFQHGGPGSPVSYMPPPLHPPPSGVSGPQNGWNDPPALNRAPKKKHLAENYTPPAPITSPIMAPLGADPQAQPISSGATMQSPHGAQVPFSGMQQQLSPPPMNPAMPNTSMEGAPGAPTGDVIQPLQSIPAEKIMKKPIPDEHLVLKATFEGLIQKCLAVATDPQTKRKLDDANKRLESLYDKLREQTLSPAIVGGLHNIARSIESRSYTEGLSIHTHIVSSSNFSETSAFMPVLKVVLTQANKLGV from the exons ATGAAACTTAAGGAGATAAACCGCACAGCCATCCAGAGCTGGAGTCCTGCACAGCACCACCCCATCTACCTGGCCACAG GAACTTCGGCCCAGCAGCTGGACGCCTCCTTCAGCACCAATGCCTCCCTGGAGTTCTTTGAGCTGGACTTGGCCGAGCCGTCTCTGGACATGAAGTCATGTGGCAGCTTCACCTCCACTCACAG ATACCACAAACTGGTGTGGGGTCCCTTTGGTATGGAGACTGGGGGCCACCAGTCCGGCATCCTCATCGCAGGGGGCGAGAACGGTGACATCATCCTCTACGACCCCGGAAAGATCATGGCCGGAGAGAGCGACGTCATCATCGCTGAGGGTGACAGACACACGGGGCCGGTGAGAGCTCTGGACATCAACCCGTTCCAG ACCAACCTGGTGGCGTCAGGTGGGAACGAGTCTGAGATTTATATCTGGGACCTGAATAACTTTGGTTCTCCGATGACACCTGGACCTAAAACCCAG CCTCTGGAGGACATCAGCTGTGTGGCGTGGAACAGGCAGGTTCAGCACATCCTGGCCTCCGCCAGCCCGAGCGGCCGGGCTTCAGTCTGGGACCTCCGCAAGAATGACCTCATCATCAAAGTCAGCGACCACAGCAACAGA ATGCATTGTTCTGGCTTGGCCTGGAACCCAGAGGTGGCCACTCAGATGGTCTTGGCCTCGGAGGACGACCGGATGCCCGTCATCCAGATGTGGGACCTGCGTTTTGCTACCTCTCCTCTCAAGATCCTAGAGCATCACACACG CGGTGTCTTGGCCGTCGCCTGGAGCCTGGCTGATCCTGAGCTGCTACTGAGTTGTGGGAAGGACAGCAGGATTCTGTGTTGGAATCCAAACACAGGCGAG GTGCTGTACGAGCTGCCCACGAGCATCCAGTGGTGCTTCGACATCCAGTGGTGTCCCAGAAACCCAGCAGTTCTGTCAGCTGCAGGCTTCGATGGACGCATCGACATTTACTCCATCATGGGAGGCAGCAGCCAGGCGCAGAGCCAGAGACACGCCGACCAA ATCAGTAATTCATTTGGGAACATGGATCCCTTTGGGACGGGACAGACGCTGCCTCCTCTCCAGTTTCCCCAGACCACCGCCCCTCCAGCTACAGTCAACCCTCTGAAGAAGCCCCCCAAGTGGATCCGCAGACCTGTGGCAGCAACGTTTGCT tTCGGAGGAAAGCTGGTATGTGTGGAGAACGCCAAGGCTCAGCAGCCTCAGGAGCCCACCTCACATGTGGTGCGCATCAGTCAGGTCGTCACGGAAACGGCTTTTCTGAAGCGCTCTGATCAGCTGCAGGCCACTCTGAGCTCAGGCGGCTTTGTGGACTTCTGCCAAGAAAAGATCGATGCTGCTGAGAATGAGTTTGATAAGACTGTTTGGTCTTTCCTCAAG GCTAATTTTGAGAGCGATATTCGCAGCAAGTATCTGGAACTTCTGGGTTACAACAAAGAGGAGCTGGCCTTAAAG ATTTCAGCAGCTTTAGAGGAAAAACCTGCAGCGCCTCCAGCG TTGGAAGTTCCTGCTCCTGCATCCCTGCAGTCGTTGGCAGACCTTAGCTTCATGCCGCCTGCTGACAATCCAGAGGCGGCGTTTGACTTGATCGCTGCTGCAACCCTCCAGTCCGCTGCTGCTGACCTCCAGCCCACTGCTGCTGACCTCCAGCCCGCTGCTGTAGACCTCCAGCCCACTGCTGCTGACCTCCAGCCCGCTGCTGTAGACCTTCAGTCCGCTGCTGTAGACCTCCAGCCCGCTGCTGCCACTCTGGAGCTGGACTCCACTCCTGTGGTAGAGACGGAGTTGGAGGAACCAGCAGAACAAGAGGCTCAGCCAGAAGATGCTCCTAGCAGTGAAGCAGGTGTGAATGTGGATGCGGTTCTCCgagaggaggctgaggagaaggaggaggaagaagaggatgtGGAGGAGGAGATTCCACTGGATGAG GAGACGACAGCAccagtggaggtggaggtggaggagagcagTCCTGTTGATACTCCAGCTGAGATCCCGACTCCAGTTCCAACTCCTGCAGGAGGAGTCGCTCTCAGCATCAGTCAAG ATGTGGACGGGCTGATCACCCAGGCTCTGCTCACCGGAGACTTTGAGGGAGCAGTGGAGCTCTGTCTCCATGACAACCGGATGGCAGACAGTATCATTCTGGCCATCGCCGGAGGGGCCGAACTCTTAGAGAGAACCCAGATGAAGTatttcacaaaaacacacagcaagATAACCAAG CTGATCAGTGCCGTGGTCATGAAGGATTGGCATGACATCCTGCAGACATGTGAGCTGCAGAGCTGGAAGGAAGCTCTGGCAGCTGTCATGACCTACGCTCAGCCTGAGGAATTCTCCTCACTCTGTG ACCTTCTTGGAGGCAGACTGGAGGCAGCAGAGGACGCTCGGCTGCAGTCTCAAGCCTGTCTGTGCTACATCTGCGCCGGCAACGTGGAGAAGCTGGTCTCCTGCTGGAGCCGAGCTCAAGATGGACATTCTCCTCTTTCCCTGCAG GACCTGGTGGAGAAGGTGGTGGTGTTGCGTCGTGCCGTGGAGCTGACCCAGCGCTCTGGTCCTGCTGCCATTGGCATCCTGCTGGCTGAGAAGATGAGCCAGTATGCCGGTCTGCTGGCCTCGCAGGGCAGTCTGTCCACTGCCATCACATACCTGCCCGACAACACCAACCAA GTTGCCGTGCAGCAGCTTCGTGACCGTCTCAGTCGGGCTCTGGGTCAGCAGGTGGCAGCATCTCCTGCACAGACCCAAAGAGCTCCATCCCAGCAGGGCTCAGCGCGGCCCCAGCACCGTTACCCCCAGGCCCAGCCCGCCGTGGTGCCCCAGCCCGCCGTGGTGCCCCAGCCCGCCGTGGTGCCCCAGCACGCTGCTCCTGCTCCAACCCCGGGACCGGGGCCAGTACCAGGACCTGCGACCGCCTCCGCCCCAGCACAGCCTCAGTACTACCAACCA GTGAGGGCTGCCTCCACTGTCACCTCCTGGAGTAACCAAACTCCCACAGCCCTCCCTAAtgtccctcctcctcctcttcaagTAGGCAGCGCCTCCGAACCGCAG GTGGAGCCTCTGAGCCCCATGTACGGGATGCCGGCCTCCGGCACAGCGGCGCCTCCTCCGGCCTCCTCCACTCCGGCGTACATGTACTCCCATCAGTACCAGC CCTACCCCCAGGTCAGCCAGTACCCAGCTGGAGCTGGGGGGGGCGCTATCTATCAGCCTCTTCAGtactctgctcctcctcctgagccctcctctcctcctcaccCCCCCGGCTTCCTCTCTCAGTACACTCAGCCCATCCCGTCTCAGCCTGTACCTCCTCTCTATCCCGGTCAGCCTCCTGTCAGTCAGTGCctgtcctcctctcctccatctCATCCTCCGTTCTTTCCTACCGCCTCCTTTTCCGCTCCACCGTCCTCCGGAGCGTCTTTCCAGCATGGCGGTCCAGGATCTCCTGTGTCCTAcatgcctcctcctcttcatcctccaccgAGCGGAGTCTCAG gCCCTCAGAACGGCTGGAACGATCCTCCGGCTCTGAACCGAGCACCAAAGAAGAAG CATCTTGCAGAGAACTACACCCCACCGGCTCCCATCACATCGCCCATCATGGCCCCGCTGGGCGCCGACCCCCAAGCCCAGCCCATCTCCTCCGGGGCcacgatgcagagcccgcacgGTGCCCAGGTCCCCTTCTCAggcatgcagcagcagctgtccCCTCCACCCATGAACCCTGCAATGCCCAACACCAGCATGGAGGGTGCACCAGGAGCTCCGACCGGAGATGTGATCCAG CCTCTGCAGTCCATCCCTGCTGAGAAGATCATGAAGAAGCCCATTCCTGACGAGCACCTGGTCCTGAAGGCCACGTTCGAGGGGCTGATCCAGAAGTGTTTGGCTGTAGCGACCGACCCT CAAACCAAGAGGAAGCTGGACGATGCCAACAAACGCTTGGAATCTCTGTACGACAAGCTCAGAGAGCAGACG CTCTCTCCCGCCATCGTGGGTGGACTTCACAACATAGCCCGAAGCATCGAGTCCCGCTCCTACACGGAGGGCCTGAGCATCCACACCCACATcgtcagcagcagcaacttcagCGAGACGTCGGCGTTCATGCCCGTTCTGAAGGTGGTGCTGACACAAGCCAACAAACTCGGGGTGTGA
- the sec31a gene encoding protein transport protein Sec31A isoform X3, producing MKLKEINRTAIQSWSPAQHHPIYLATGTSAQQLDASFSTNASLEFFELDLAEPSLDMKSCGSFTSTHRYHKLVWGPFGMETGGHQSGILIAGGENGDIILYDPGKIMAGESDVIIAEGDRHTGPVRALDINPFQTNLVASGGNESEIYIWDLNNFGSPMTPGPKTQPLEDISCVAWNRQVQHILASASPSGRASVWDLRKNDLIIKVSDHSNRMHCSGLAWNPEVATQMVLASEDDRMPVIQMWDLRFATSPLKILEHHTRGVLAVAWSLADPELLLSCGKDSRILCWNPNTGEVLYELPTSIQWCFDIQWCPRNPAVLSAAGFDGRIDIYSIMGGSSQAQSQRHADQISNSFGNMDPFGTGQTLPPLQFPQTTAPPATVNPLKKPPKWIRRPVAATFAFGGKLVCVENAKAQQPQEPTSHVVRISQVVTETAFLKRSDQLQATLSSGGFVDFCQEKIDAAENEFDKTVWSFLKANFESDIRSKYLELLGYNKEELALKISAALEEKPAAPPALEVPAPASLQSLADLSFMPPADNPEAAFDLIAAATLQSAAADLQPTAADLQPAAVDLQPTAADLQPAAVDLQSAAVDLQPAAATLELDSTPVVETELEEPAEQEAQPEDAPSSEAGVNVDAVLREEAEEKEEEEEDVEEEIPLDEETTAPVEVEVEESSPVDTPAEIPTPVPTPAGGVALSISQDVDGLITQALLTGDFEGAVELCLHDNRMADSIILAIAGGAELLERTQMKYFTKTHSKITKLISAVVMKDWHDILQTCELQSWKEALAAVMTYAQPEEFSSLCDLLGGRLEAAEDARLQSQACLCYICAGNVEKLVSCWSRAQDGHSPLSLQDLVEKVVVLRRAVELTQRSGPAAIGILLAEKMSQYAGLLASQGSLSTAITYLPDNTNQVAVQQLRDRLSRALGQQVAASPAQTQRAPSQQGSARPQHRYPQAQPAVVPQPAVVPQPAVVPQHAAPAPTPGPGPVPGPATASAPAQPQYYQPVEPLSPMYGMPASGTAAPPPASSTPAYMYSHQYQPYPQVSQYPAGAGGGAIYQPLQYSAPPPEPSSPPHPPGFLSQYTQPIPSQPVPPLYPGQPPVSQCLSSSPPSHPPFFPTASFSAPPSSGASFQHGGPGSPVSYMPPPLHPPPSGVSGPQNGWNDPPALNRAPKKKHLAENYTPPAPITSPIMAPLGADPQAQPISSGATMQSPHGAQVPFSGMQQQLSPPPMNPAMPNTSMEGAPGAPTGDVIQPLQSIPAEKIMKKPIPDEHLVLKATFEGLIQKCLAVATDPQTKRKLDDANKRLESLYDKLREQTLSPAIVGGLHNIARSIESRSYTEGLSIHTHIVSSSNFSETSAFMPVLKVVLTQANKLGV from the exons ATGAAACTTAAGGAGATAAACCGCACAGCCATCCAGAGCTGGAGTCCTGCACAGCACCACCCCATCTACCTGGCCACAG GAACTTCGGCCCAGCAGCTGGACGCCTCCTTCAGCACCAATGCCTCCCTGGAGTTCTTTGAGCTGGACTTGGCCGAGCCGTCTCTGGACATGAAGTCATGTGGCAGCTTCACCTCCACTCACAG ATACCACAAACTGGTGTGGGGTCCCTTTGGTATGGAGACTGGGGGCCACCAGTCCGGCATCCTCATCGCAGGGGGCGAGAACGGTGACATCATCCTCTACGACCCCGGAAAGATCATGGCCGGAGAGAGCGACGTCATCATCGCTGAGGGTGACAGACACACGGGGCCGGTGAGAGCTCTGGACATCAACCCGTTCCAG ACCAACCTGGTGGCGTCAGGTGGGAACGAGTCTGAGATTTATATCTGGGACCTGAATAACTTTGGTTCTCCGATGACACCTGGACCTAAAACCCAG CCTCTGGAGGACATCAGCTGTGTGGCGTGGAACAGGCAGGTTCAGCACATCCTGGCCTCCGCCAGCCCGAGCGGCCGGGCTTCAGTCTGGGACCTCCGCAAGAATGACCTCATCATCAAAGTCAGCGACCACAGCAACAGA ATGCATTGTTCTGGCTTGGCCTGGAACCCAGAGGTGGCCACTCAGATGGTCTTGGCCTCGGAGGACGACCGGATGCCCGTCATCCAGATGTGGGACCTGCGTTTTGCTACCTCTCCTCTCAAGATCCTAGAGCATCACACACG CGGTGTCTTGGCCGTCGCCTGGAGCCTGGCTGATCCTGAGCTGCTACTGAGTTGTGGGAAGGACAGCAGGATTCTGTGTTGGAATCCAAACACAGGCGAG GTGCTGTACGAGCTGCCCACGAGCATCCAGTGGTGCTTCGACATCCAGTGGTGTCCCAGAAACCCAGCAGTTCTGTCAGCTGCAGGCTTCGATGGACGCATCGACATTTACTCCATCATGGGAGGCAGCAGCCAGGCGCAGAGCCAGAGACACGCCGACCAA ATCAGTAATTCATTTGGGAACATGGATCCCTTTGGGACGGGACAGACGCTGCCTCCTCTCCAGTTTCCCCAGACCACCGCCCCTCCAGCTACAGTCAACCCTCTGAAGAAGCCCCCCAAGTGGATCCGCAGACCTGTGGCAGCAACGTTTGCT tTCGGAGGAAAGCTGGTATGTGTGGAGAACGCCAAGGCTCAGCAGCCTCAGGAGCCCACCTCACATGTGGTGCGCATCAGTCAGGTCGTCACGGAAACGGCTTTTCTGAAGCGCTCTGATCAGCTGCAGGCCACTCTGAGCTCAGGCGGCTTTGTGGACTTCTGCCAAGAAAAGATCGATGCTGCTGAGAATGAGTTTGATAAGACTGTTTGGTCTTTCCTCAAG GCTAATTTTGAGAGCGATATTCGCAGCAAGTATCTGGAACTTCTGGGTTACAACAAAGAGGAGCTGGCCTTAAAG ATTTCAGCAGCTTTAGAGGAAAAACCTGCAGCGCCTCCAGCG TTGGAAGTTCCTGCTCCTGCATCCCTGCAGTCGTTGGCAGACCTTAGCTTCATGCCGCCTGCTGACAATCCAGAGGCGGCGTTTGACTTGATCGCTGCTGCAACCCTCCAGTCCGCTGCTGCTGACCTCCAGCCCACTGCTGCTGACCTCCAGCCCGCTGCTGTAGACCTCCAGCCCACTGCTGCTGACCTCCAGCCCGCTGCTGTAGACCTTCAGTCCGCTGCTGTAGACCTCCAGCCCGCTGCTGCCACTCTGGAGCTGGACTCCACTCCTGTGGTAGAGACGGAGTTGGAGGAACCAGCAGAACAAGAGGCTCAGCCAGAAGATGCTCCTAGCAGTGAAGCAGGTGTGAATGTGGATGCGGTTCTCCgagaggaggctgaggagaaggaggaggaagaagaggatgtGGAGGAGGAGATTCCACTGGATGAG GAGACGACAGCAccagtggaggtggaggtggaggagagcagTCCTGTTGATACTCCAGCTGAGATCCCGACTCCAGTTCCAACTCCTGCAGGAGGAGTCGCTCTCAGCATCAGTCAAG ATGTGGACGGGCTGATCACCCAGGCTCTGCTCACCGGAGACTTTGAGGGAGCAGTGGAGCTCTGTCTCCATGACAACCGGATGGCAGACAGTATCATTCTGGCCATCGCCGGAGGGGCCGAACTCTTAGAGAGAACCCAGATGAAGTatttcacaaaaacacacagcaagATAACCAAG CTGATCAGTGCCGTGGTCATGAAGGATTGGCATGACATCCTGCAGACATGTGAGCTGCAGAGCTGGAAGGAAGCTCTGGCAGCTGTCATGACCTACGCTCAGCCTGAGGAATTCTCCTCACTCTGTG ACCTTCTTGGAGGCAGACTGGAGGCAGCAGAGGACGCTCGGCTGCAGTCTCAAGCCTGTCTGTGCTACATCTGCGCCGGCAACGTGGAGAAGCTGGTCTCCTGCTGGAGCCGAGCTCAAGATGGACATTCTCCTCTTTCCCTGCAG GACCTGGTGGAGAAGGTGGTGGTGTTGCGTCGTGCCGTGGAGCTGACCCAGCGCTCTGGTCCTGCTGCCATTGGCATCCTGCTGGCTGAGAAGATGAGCCAGTATGCCGGTCTGCTGGCCTCGCAGGGCAGTCTGTCCACTGCCATCACATACCTGCCCGACAACACCAACCAA GTTGCCGTGCAGCAGCTTCGTGACCGTCTCAGTCGGGCTCTGGGTCAGCAGGTGGCAGCATCTCCTGCACAGACCCAAAGAGCTCCATCCCAGCAGGGCTCAGCGCGGCCCCAGCACCGTTACCCCCAGGCCCAGCCCGCCGTGGTGCCCCAGCCCGCCGTGGTGCCCCAGCCCGCCGTGGTGCCCCAGCACGCTGCTCCTGCTCCAACCCCGGGACCGGGGCCAGTACCAGGACCTGCGACCGCCTCCGCCCCAGCACAGCCTCAGTACTACCAACCA GTGGAGCCTCTGAGCCCCATGTACGGGATGCCGGCCTCCGGCACAGCGGCGCCTCCTCCGGCCTCCTCCACTCCGGCGTACATGTACTCCCATCAGTACCAGC CCTACCCCCAGGTCAGCCAGTACCCAGCTGGAGCTGGGGGGGGCGCTATCTATCAGCCTCTTCAGtactctgctcctcctcctgagccctcctctcctcctcaccCCCCCGGCTTCCTCTCTCAGTACACTCAGCCCATCCCGTCTCAGCCTGTACCTCCTCTCTATCCCGGTCAGCCTCCTGTCAGTCAGTGCctgtcctcctctcctccatctCATCCTCCGTTCTTTCCTACCGCCTCCTTTTCCGCTCCACCGTCCTCCGGAGCGTCTTTCCAGCATGGCGGTCCAGGATCTCCTGTGTCCTAcatgcctcctcctcttcatcctccaccgAGCGGAGTCTCAG gCCCTCAGAACGGCTGGAACGATCCTCCGGCTCTGAACCGAGCACCAAAGAAGAAG CATCTTGCAGAGAACTACACCCCACCGGCTCCCATCACATCGCCCATCATGGCCCCGCTGGGCGCCGACCCCCAAGCCCAGCCCATCTCCTCCGGGGCcacgatgcagagcccgcacgGTGCCCAGGTCCCCTTCTCAggcatgcagcagcagctgtccCCTCCACCCATGAACCCTGCAATGCCCAACACCAGCATGGAGGGTGCACCAGGAGCTCCGACCGGAGATGTGATCCAG CCTCTGCAGTCCATCCCTGCTGAGAAGATCATGAAGAAGCCCATTCCTGACGAGCACCTGGTCCTGAAGGCCACGTTCGAGGGGCTGATCCAGAAGTGTTTGGCTGTAGCGACCGACCCT CAAACCAAGAGGAAGCTGGACGATGCCAACAAACGCTTGGAATCTCTGTACGACAAGCTCAGAGAGCAGACG CTCTCTCCCGCCATCGTGGGTGGACTTCACAACATAGCCCGAAGCATCGAGTCCCGCTCCTACACGGAGGGCCTGAGCATCCACACCCACATcgtcagcagcagcaacttcagCGAGACGTCGGCGTTCATGCCCGTTCTGAAGGTGGTGCTGACACAAGCCAACAAACTCGGGGTGTGA